One stretch of Fibrobacter sp. DNA includes these proteins:
- a CDS encoding replication-associated recombination protein A, with protein MDQPLAERLRPQNLDEFLGQNKILGEQSLLRKSLENDNVPSMIFWGPPGCGKTSLAHVIRQHTKKAFVALSAVASGVKEVKEVLADARKMKGMFKDTILFIDEIHRFNKGQQDALLGAVEDGTVTLIGATTENPGFEVNSALLSRCQLILFAPLSKEDLRTLIFSALRDHPRGLQLKDVEVEDAVVEKLIAQSDGDARFLLNQIEWIGKNLGDRKVIDEKLLEEFQYKKPLRYDKSGEEHYNLISALHKSVRGSDPDAALYWLHRMLQGGEDPRFILRRLMRMSMEDIGLADPNALLLATAAREAYDFMGIPEGLIALDELAVYLSLAPKSNSLELAGMKADSIVKQTGTLPVPRAFRNSVTKVGEKLGYGVDYQYDHDSPGAYSAQEHLPKQLEGTEIYQPKPYGKEKALGERLAQLKQIKREKGNAR; from the coding sequence ATGGACCAGCCCCTCGCCGAAAGACTACGCCCGCAGAACCTGGACGAATTTCTGGGCCAGAACAAGATTCTGGGCGAGCAGAGCCTATTGCGCAAGAGTCTCGAGAACGACAACGTTCCCAGCATGATTTTCTGGGGCCCGCCGGGTTGCGGCAAGACCAGCCTCGCCCACGTAATCCGCCAGCACACCAAGAAAGCCTTCGTGGCTTTATCTGCGGTAGCCAGCGGCGTGAAAGAGGTGAAAGAAGTTTTGGCCGACGCACGCAAGATGAAGGGCATGTTCAAGGACACCATCCTGTTTATCGACGAAATCCACCGGTTTAACAAAGGCCAGCAAGATGCGCTGTTGGGTGCCGTGGAAGACGGCACGGTGACGCTCATTGGCGCCACCACCGAGAACCCGGGGTTCGAGGTCAACAGCGCGTTACTCAGCCGCTGCCAGCTGATTCTTTTTGCACCCTTAAGCAAAGAAGATTTACGCACGCTGATTTTCAGCGCCCTGCGGGACCACCCTCGCGGATTGCAACTGAAAGATGTGGAAGTCGAAGACGCCGTCGTGGAAAAACTCATCGCCCAGTCCGACGGTGACGCCCGCTTTTTGCTGAACCAGATCGAATGGATTGGCAAGAACCTGGGCGACCGCAAAGTTATCGACGAGAAACTCCTGGAAGAATTCCAGTACAAGAAGCCCCTGCGCTACGACAAGAGCGGCGAAGAGCACTACAACCTGATTTCGGCCCTGCACAAGTCGGTACGCGGATCTGACCCGGATGCCGCCCTCTACTGGTTGCACCGCATGCTGCAGGGCGGTGAAGACCCGCGGTTTATTCTGCGGCGTCTTATGCGCATGAGCATGGAAGATATCGGCCTTGCAGACCCCAACGCCTTGCTGCTGGCCACCGCCGCTCGCGAGGCCTACGACTTTATGGGAATCCCCGAGGGACTCATCGCCCTCGACGAACTGGCCGTTTACCTGTCCCTTGCTCCCAAGAGCAACAGTCTGGAGTTGGCCGGAATGAAGGCCGACTCCATTGTGAAGCAGACGGGAACGCTCCCCGTGCCGCGGGCTTTCCGCAATTCGGTGACGAAGGTGGGCGAAAAGCTAGGCTACGGGGTCGATTACCAGTACGACCACGACAGCCCGGGCGCTTATTCCGCACAGGAACATCTGCCCAAGCAGCTGGAAGGCACCGAGATTTACCAGCCAAAGCCCTACGGAAAAGAAAAGGCTCTTGGAGAAAGGCTTGCGCAGCTAAAGCAGATTAAGCGGGAAAAGGGAAATGCCCGCTAG
- a CDS encoding acyl-CoA thioesterase — protein METCTFKHTARIDVRYAETDQMGIVHHAVYAVWFEQARTEYFREAGASYADMEAEGFSSPVLELNVQFKNPTHYGEFVDIETTMVRVDRLRVRFLYKATVNGKLCTTGSTLHCMLKNGRPTRELPSGFAKFEFVNEDA, from the coding sequence ATGGAAACATGCACTTTCAAGCATACGGCACGCATTGACGTGCGCTACGCCGAAACCGACCAGATGGGAATCGTGCACCACGCTGTTTATGCCGTGTGGTTCGAGCAGGCCCGTACCGAATATTTCCGCGAAGCGGGCGCAAGCTACGCCGACATGGAGGCCGAAGGTTTTTCGAGCCCCGTTCTGGAGCTGAACGTCCAATTCAAGAACCCCACCCACTATGGCGAATTCGTAGATATCGAGACCACCATGGTCCGGGTTGACAGGCTCCGGGTGCGCTTTTTGTACAAGGCGACAGTGAACGGCAAGCTCTGCACTACGGGCTCTACGCTCCACTGCATGCTGAAAAACGGCAGGCCCACACGGGAACTGCCTTCGGGCTTTGCAAAGTTTGAATTTGTGAACGAGGACGCCTAA